A window of Cryptomeria japonica chromosome 3, Sugi_1.0, whole genome shotgun sequence contains these coding sequences:
- the LOC131051181 gene encoding acidic leucine-rich nuclear phosphoprotein 32-related protein isoform X1 translates to MEKAWEKAIEAARGSQKTDETFVLTLDGALKCAPCKLPSAALFEQFTLLQDLSLANTGLISLEGFPCLPHLRRLVLSDNRISGGLEHLVQAGLKSLQDLDLSNNRIGTFEDLVPLSQLRLGSLDLYECPVTRLPDYRARVFDVVKSLQFLDKADREGKERLDSEEEVDSEEEDEEDVDNFNSEERANGSGVLNQDEVDFEDDEEDDELDVEEEEEYQDGVTINGHGAAAAVVGHVAANATTVNSSDEDDVEDEDDFQNVAEVQDLDGEDDEDSDEIADDDGIAEDDEDGEGTEQASGAPGELDVQEVDDNAEDEDGELGDEDDDDEGVDNDAQAGGEDEEEDYGTEYLAQSVGKPEDEDGGSDFEPAEDAPEDEDIDEDGDDNHITAGQKRSRDEVDSDSDDDDRNPKRR, encoded by the exons ATGGAAAAAGCTTGGGAGAAAGCCATAGAAGCCGCCCGAGGCAGTCAGAAAACAGATGAAACCTTTGTTCTGACTTTAGACGGCGCCCTGAAATGTGCGCCGTGCAAGCTTCCTTCTGCGGCTTTGTTCGAGCAGTTTACGCTTCTCCAGGACTTGTCTTTAGCAAACACAGGCCTAATTTCTCTCGAGGGTTTCCCTTGCTTGCCTCATTTGAGGCGCCTAGTTCTCAGTGACAACAGGATCTCTGGTGGGTTAGAGCATTTGGTCCAGGCGGGACTTAAATCCCTGCAGGATCTTGATCTGTCAAATAATAGGATTGGGACATTTGAAGATCTTGTCCCTTTGTCGCAACTTCGCTTAGGTTCATTGGATCTTTATGAGTGCCCTGTAACGAGGCTGCCTGATTACAGGGCTAGAGTTTTTGATGTTGTTAAGTCGTTGCAGTTTTTGGATAAGGCAGACCGGGAGGGCAAAGAGAGGCTTGATTCGGAAGAAGAAGTAGACTCCGAGGAGGAAGATGAAGAGGACGTTGATAATTTTAACAGTGAGGAGAGGGCTAATGGGTCTGGCGTTTTGAATCAGGATGAAGTGGATTTTGAGGACGACGAAGAGGATGATGAACTTGATGTTGAAGAGGAGGAAGAGTACCAGGACGGTGTCACAATTAATGGCCACGGGGCAGCTGCGGCTGTTGTTGGGCATGTTGCTGCCAATGCAACCACAGTGAATAGCTCTGATGaagatgatgttgaagatgaagatgattttCAGAATGTTGCCGAGGTTCaggatttggatggtgaagatgaTGAAGACAGTGATGAGATTGCTGATGATGATGGTATTGCAGAAGATGATGAAGATGGGGAAGGAACTGAACAGGCAAGTGGTGCTCCTGGAGAGCTTGATGTTCAGGAGGTTGATGATAATGCTGAAGACGAGGATGGCGAGCTgggagatgaagatgatgatgatgagggagtcGATAATGATGCCCAGGCCGGTGGCGAAGATGAG GAGGAAGATTATGGCACAGAGTACCTGGCACAATCTGTTGGCAAGCCAGAAGATGAAGATGGTGGTAGTGATTTTGAACCAGCCGAAGATGCTCCAGAAgatgaggatattgatgaggatggggatgacaatCATATCACAGCTGGCCAGAAGAGGAGTAGAGATGAAGTAgacagtgattcagatgatgatgatagaAACCCCAAGCGGCGATAA
- the LOC131051181 gene encoding acidic leucine-rich nuclear phosphoprotein 32-related protein isoform X2: protein MEKAWEKAIEAARGSQKTDETFVLTLDGALKCAPCKLPSAALFEQFTLLQDLSLANTGLISLEGFPCLPHLRRLVLSDNRISGGLEHLVQAGLKSLQDLDLSNNRIGTFEDLVPLSQLRLGSLDLYECPVTRLPDYRARVFDVVKSLQFLDKADREGKERLDSEEEVDSEEEDEEDVDNFNSEERANGSGVLNQDEVDFEDDEEDDELDVEEEEEYQDGVTINGHGAAAAVVGHVAANATTVNSSDEDDVEDEDDFQNVAEVQDLDGEDDEDSDEIADDDGIAEDDEDGEGTEQASGAPGELDVQEVDDNAEDEDGELGDEDDDDEGVDNDAQAGGEDEKDTETSML from the exons ATGGAAAAAGCTTGGGAGAAAGCCATAGAAGCCGCCCGAGGCAGTCAGAAAACAGATGAAACCTTTGTTCTGACTTTAGACGGCGCCCTGAAATGTGCGCCGTGCAAGCTTCCTTCTGCGGCTTTGTTCGAGCAGTTTACGCTTCTCCAGGACTTGTCTTTAGCAAACACAGGCCTAATTTCTCTCGAGGGTTTCCCTTGCTTGCCTCATTTGAGGCGCCTAGTTCTCAGTGACAACAGGATCTCTGGTGGGTTAGAGCATTTGGTCCAGGCGGGACTTAAATCCCTGCAGGATCTTGATCTGTCAAATAATAGGATTGGGACATTTGAAGATCTTGTCCCTTTGTCGCAACTTCGCTTAGGTTCATTGGATCTTTATGAGTGCCCTGTAACGAGGCTGCCTGATTACAGGGCTAGAGTTTTTGATGTTGTTAAGTCGTTGCAGTTTTTGGATAAGGCAGACCGGGAGGGCAAAGAGAGGCTTGATTCGGAAGAAGAAGTAGACTCCGAGGAGGAAGATGAAGAGGACGTTGATAATTTTAACAGTGAGGAGAGGGCTAATGGGTCTGGCGTTTTGAATCAGGATGAAGTGGATTTTGAGGACGACGAAGAGGATGATGAACTTGATGTTGAAGAGGAGGAAGAGTACCAGGACGGTGTCACAATTAATGGCCACGGGGCAGCTGCGGCTGTTGTTGGGCATGTTGCTGCCAATGCAACCACAGTGAATAGCTCTGATGaagatgatgttgaagatgaagatgattttCAGAATGTTGCCGAGGTTCaggatttggatggtgaagatgaTGAAGACAGTGATGAGATTGCTGATGATGATGGTATTGCAGAAGATGATGAAGATGGGGAAGGAACTGAACAGGCAAGTGGTGCTCCTGGAGAGCTTGATGTTCAGGAGGTTGATGATAATGCTGAAGACGAGGATGGCGAGCTgggagatgaagatgatgatgatgagggagtcGATAATGATGCCCAGGCCGGTGGCGAAGATGAG AAGGATACTGAGACTAGTATGTTGTGA